A stretch of Carnobacterium iners DNA encodes these proteins:
- a CDS encoding transposase has product MQHIGKSSGEHTIKIYVVVDGLGNPLYFQLSGGNLHDSVHALGVLDPVTIKGSNIIGDRAYGSLAIRTYVGDYDAIYIIPPKKKTRKPWTVD; this is encoded by the coding sequence TTGCAACACATTGGTAAAAGCAGTGGTGAGCACACAATAAAAATCTATGTTGTCGTTGATGGCTTAGGGAATCCGCTGTATTTTCAACTATCTGGTGGCAATCTCCATGATAGTGTTCACGCGCTTGGAGTGCTTGATCCTGTTACGATAAAGGGCAGTAACATCATTGGTGATCGTGCTTACGGCTCATTAGCTATTCGGACTTATGTTGGTGATTACGACGCAATCTACATCATTCCACCAAAGAAAAAGACGAGAAAACCTTGGACTGTTGATTGA
- the pnpS gene encoding two-component system histidine kinase PnpS has protein sequence MKKMQTQVLAIFMVLFIIFGSCVVFFSTQLMQNYVNENQQEDLLEQSKLVLSNFDGLAKDKAAFSDLKEEAIKVKEYTNQRITLIDLNGTVIYDSKIDNYVSLENHSNRKEIQAIIKGESQGTDSRTSESTKKRLYYVAQPVLSQSGQLIGVLRLAKPSEEVNQLNGQIMQSIVMFIFLALLLTAGITFLIAKYIAKPIEEVMNVAKKLSDNHYEVRFSGNGYGEINKLGQTINELAESLDDQMQEIDQNKERINELINHLVIGVMQLDEHRNIQIVNPAMCQIFDMDSNKLIGKSYAEATKSYGLSYLIEKAYRKKEIQNKEIYFYFPSERIVDANVVPIAGKTKEDMNLIVLLYDITEIRRLEKVRTDFVTNASHELRTPITALKGFSETLLDGAMEDKVILKQFLEIMLEESTRLNLLVNDILELSKLEQRQVPISFEEVVVKEAVLSTFKLMNQKAEQKKITMNLFEEDSVKIEGDKNRLKQILANLVDNAVIYTKPGGTIDVTVKKNKNKAMITISDNGMGIPEDEINRIFERFYRVDKGRSRNSGGTGLGLSIVKYLVENSNGKITVESKVGLGTTFALIFPLRHL, from the coding sequence ATGAAAAAGATGCAAACGCAAGTATTAGCTATTTTTATGGTTTTATTTATTATCTTTGGAAGTTGTGTCGTTTTTTTTTCAACCCAGTTGATGCAAAATTATGTTAATGAGAACCAACAAGAAGATTTATTAGAACAATCTAAACTTGTGTTAAGTAATTTTGATGGTCTAGCTAAAGATAAAGCTGCCTTTTCTGATTTAAAAGAAGAAGCTATAAAAGTAAAAGAATACACGAACCAACGCATTACATTAATCGATTTAAATGGAACAGTCATTTACGATTCTAAAATAGACAATTATGTATCACTAGAGAACCATTCTAACCGTAAAGAAATACAGGCTATTATAAAAGGAGAATCACAAGGGACGGATTCACGCACGAGTGAAAGTACTAAAAAGAGACTTTACTATGTTGCACAGCCAGTTTTAAGTCAATCAGGGCAATTAATAGGTGTACTTCGTTTAGCTAAGCCTTCGGAAGAAGTGAACCAGTTAAATGGTCAAATTATGCAGTCTATCGTGATGTTTATCTTTTTGGCGTTATTGCTAACTGCCGGGATTACATTTTTAATAGCCAAATATATTGCTAAACCGATTGAGGAAGTAATGAATGTAGCGAAGAAATTATCTGATAACCATTATGAAGTGCGCTTTAGTGGAAATGGTTACGGCGAAATAAATAAACTTGGTCAAACGATTAATGAATTAGCGGAGAGTTTGGACGATCAAATGCAAGAAATTGATCAAAATAAAGAACGAATTAATGAATTGATTAATCATTTAGTAATTGGTGTTATGCAGCTGGATGAACATCGGAATATCCAGATAGTTAATCCTGCAATGTGCCAGATTTTTGATATGGATAGCAACAAATTAATCGGTAAATCCTATGCTGAAGCAACAAAAAGCTATGGGTTAAGTTATTTAATTGAAAAAGCTTATCGGAAAAAAGAAATACAAAACAAAGAAATTTATTTTTATTTTCCTAGTGAGCGAATAGTTGATGCGAACGTTGTTCCGATAGCAGGAAAGACTAAAGAGGATATGAATCTCATCGTATTGTTGTATGACATTACAGAAATAAGACGTTTAGAAAAAGTTCGAACCGATTTCGTCACTAATGCTTCTCATGAGTTAAGAACTCCAATCACAGCGTTAAAGGGATTTTCAGAAACTTTGCTAGATGGAGCTATGGAAGATAAAGTAATTTTGAAACAGTTTCTAGAAATTATGTTGGAAGAAAGTACGCGATTAAATCTATTAGTAAATGATATATTAGAATTATCTAAACTGGAACAAAGGCAAGTGCCAATTTCTTTTGAAGAAGTGGTTGTTAAAGAGGCAGTTTTGTCTACATTTAAATTAATGAACCAAAAAGCAGAACAAAAAAAAATTACGATGAATTTATTTGAAGAAGACAGTGTTAAAATCGAAGGAGATAAAAATCGGTTGAAACAAATTCTAGCGAATCTAGTTGATAATGCTGTTATTTATACTAAACCTGGTGGAACCATAGATGTAACAGTTAAAAAAAACAAAAATAAGGCTATGATTACTATTAGCGATAATGGAATGGGTATTCCGGAAGATGAAATCAATCGTATATTTGAACGCTTTTACCGTGTAGATAAAGGCAGAAGTCGTAATTCAGGCGGAACGGGATTAGGATTATCTATTGTGAAATATTTAGTTGAAAACTCTAATGGAAAAATCACAGTAGAAAGTAAAGTTGGTTTAGGAACCACTTTCGCACTAATATTCCCGCTACGTCATCTATAA
- a CDS encoding transposase: MWIARSGATWRGLPRECYGSWETVYSHFCL, translated from the coding sequence TTGTGGATCGCTAGAAGTGGGGCCACATGGCGCGGCTTGCCAAGAGAATGTTACGGATCTTGGGAAACAGTTTATAGCCACTTTTGTTTATGA